In Dolichospermum flos-aquae CCAP 1403/13F, the following proteins share a genomic window:
- a CDS encoding L-threonylcarbamoyladenylate synthase, with translation MNLSLSVLIESAKAGKLISFPTDTVPALATIPVQAELIYAAKQRSFDKPLILMAAKAEDLWDYVQGSQREYQIWQKIVNQHWPGALTLVLPASDKIPTVMNPVEPTTIGIRVPNHPVAQTILAQTGPMATTSANLSGQPALETKAAIEAQFPEVLTLESTEYQGLGIPSTVAKWTGNNWQILRQGSIKLDNYEF, from the coding sequence ATGAACCTTTCATTATCAGTCCTGATAGAATCTGCAAAAGCTGGAAAACTAATTAGTTTCCCCACAGATACCGTCCCCGCATTAGCCACCATACCAGTACAAGCAGAATTAATTTATGCTGCGAAACAACGCAGTTTTGATAAACCTTTAATTTTAATGGCTGCCAAAGCCGAAGATTTATGGGATTATGTTCAAGGTAGCCAAAGAGAATATCAAATCTGGCAAAAAATTGTTAATCAACATTGGCCAGGTGCATTAACTTTAGTTTTACCAGCTAGTGACAAAATTCCCACCGTCATGAACCCTGTTGAACCAACTACCATTGGGATTAGAGTCCCAAATCATCCAGTTGCTCAAACTATTTTGGCGCAAACTGGGCCAATGGCGACAACTAGCGCTAATTTATCAGGACAACCAGCTTTAGAAACCAAAGCAGCCATAGAAGCTCAATTTCCAGAGGTTTTAACATTAGAATCAACAGAATACCAAGGTTTGGGAATACCTTCCACCGTTGCTAAATGGACAGGGAACAATTGGCAGATTTTACGACAAGGTAGTATTAAATTAGATAATTATGAATTTTAG